Below is a window of Pochonia chlamydosporia 170 chromosome 7, whole genome shotgun sequence DNA.
GCCTGAAGAGCGGTGGGTGTCCATTCCGCAAAGGACATGTGGTCGCCCTGCtgcatgttgatgccagAGATGTTCTTGTACTGTTAGCACAACCCTACTGCCTAGTTGAGAGCATGGAAGAAGGGCGTGTCGTGTGTAGAGGAGTATGGGTGATGTATTTGGCTCACACTTACCGCGCTCATGGCGTAGAGCATCCAGTCTACTGTCCAAACGGCGGAACCTAAAGATTTGGAGAGGATGCGAATTTGCTCGTCTGAGCCCTTGACGGCTGCGTTGCCGACTTCGTCGATTGTGAAGTCTGCGCCGAGGTTCTTGTATTTATTCTGGACTAGGAAATTGGGGTGTTTGAAGAAGCCGTCTGTTCGGGAGGTGGTGAATGTGTGATTGAGGAGAGTTTCTGTGAATGTTAGCAGCGTCCAGTTTTGTTGTCTGGATAGCCTTACTCTCGAGGTTGTTGCTGTCTTGTGTGGCGTAGCTTGGACAGTTAGCATTACTCTGAGAAAGGGTGGTGTTAGACTTACAAATGCTGAGAGACGGTTTTGATCTTGCTAAAGTCTAGAATCTTGGAAGCCTTGTCCATGAATGCCTCTCTGCGGTTTCATCAGTGCAAAGTCACAGGGACTAAGACGGAGGAACTCACGTAGACCAAGCAGCTACTTCATTCGTAGAACTCTTCTGCCAGACCTGAAACTTTCTCCCCTCCCTCAAGCAACTAATGTTCCCTTGAAGCGCGTCCATGAATCTCTTCGCCTCGTGAATGTATCCATCGACGGTGTAGCTCTCATTCCGTGCCTTTTGGCGGACATACAAATTCGGCTCGTTGCCCAACTCGACTGCTACGAGTTTACCGGAATCACAACCACCCATCCTGTCAATCGCGTGTTTGACGTATCCCACCGCTTCAGTGATGTTGTTGCCGTGGTCACGCGCAAAGCCGAATTGGATAATGAAGCGCACATTCTTGAGCTTGGCGAAGGTGTCGAACCATGCGGTCCCAAGGGTAGAGTTGGACTTGAGGCCGTTGCTCATGCCTTTAGGAAGGAATATTGCTTCTTTTTGGTTCAAGTCGTAGATTGTGTGGTCCCTGTTCATGTGAGTATAAATTGGGAATGTTGGAGAGTGAAATCTTACATTCCTGTTCCGCCAACGCGGATGATGAGATCTGTTCCCGTGCGTGTGGATATTGCGTTGTAAAGGTTTTGCGAAAACGCGTCCGTGTAGTTGGGCCAGCTGAAGCTTTTCATGGCGACGCCTGCGAAGCCATGGTCTATGATTTTGCTGGTCCCGTGGGGAGGTTTGTTTGGGATGGAAACTGTGGCGgcttgggtggtgatgatttggGAGAGGCAGAGGGCCAGTGTTGTCCAGATTGGAGTCATCTCGGAAGTAGTGCAATTGGAAAATGATTGAGATTTTTAGTTTAAGCATGTTTTCTTGAGATTGAGAGTGATATTTGGAAGTTGTTATATATTTCATCTACGAGACATGATCGTCATAAGGTTGCAGTTTACATAGactcagcatcatcatcgccacgGATCGCAGGGCTGTAAGTTCCAAGTATAGAAACGTCAACATGACTAAGATCGGCTTCCGGGATATGCTTAAGATAATTTGGATCGGTATAGCTTGGGCGAGAAGGACCCTGTGTAGATCTGTTGACGCGTCGTCTTGGAGTGTCGGGTCGTCGGCTCGGTGTGCTCGGCTGTGGTGCTGGGCAGGAATCATGGCGCAATTGCACCCTTGGAATTGCACGTTGAGTATAGAAGGATTTTTGGTTATTGAAAGTGGCTGAGATGGCCGAGGCTGAAGAGGCACCGATGGTTTATCATTGTGTTAAcggcttggtctggttgtggTTATGGTCGCAACGGCAACTAGCAATGTTGCCTGAGATGACTGAGAACTTGGGAAACAGTCCGTAAAGCAGTATTATGTTGCGAATAGTAATTTCTATTTGTAGACATTGTTCGAATTGCTGCCAAATCTACTTTGAATGCTCATGGCGATGTCCAGGCACGATGCATTGTCTCTTGTACCCAATGAGTTAAAGGCGCAATGGCTAGGAAGAACCGCATGCTATGAAAATAGGCACTGCGGACTTCTGTAATGAGGCATTGCATAGTTTCACATCGCCGAAATAGCAAAAGTTGCACAATGTCGGTCCGTCGGCTACAATGATCGACACCAAATGATTGGCTCAATAGACGGTAAAGTTCTCAGCCGTGCTGACAACTCTTCGACGGATTCAAGCCACCAAGACCAATGCAACAGGGTATCTTCATGTGATATATCCTGGCATTCTCGCGTTAAAATCCAATTGCAACAATGCTACCTCATTCCAAGGCTCCCGGCAGGAAGTCAGACAAGATTGATCCGCTCCACGTCTGACAATACTCAGCTCCCTTTTCGTCCAGGCGCAGTTCAAGTTGCAACATCTGACATACCGGCTACCAGCAGCGAGGATGGAGGAACCGAATGTCATTGGTGGGCGGAAGATGTCCTTGGTCGAGAGACTCAGGGAGTTCACGCCGATGGTACTTTTTATGACCTTGTAAGTTGCTCTGGGTTTCTGGTACGTTGACGTGGATGCTGATGGTGTAGCTATCTTGCTGTGACTGCGTGGAACTATGGATACGATGTAAGTCGTGGTGTTTGTCGATTCTATATGGGATGAGGTTTGCTCAGCGGATGCAGGTTTCTGTTTTTGCGGGAGTACAAGCCATGGGCCGTAAGTTGATACTCGAAGAGTTGGGCAAGCGGCGCAAGACTGACACGACAAAGCGTTTGTTAAACGGTTTGGTTCATATAACGCTGCTACCAAAACGTACAAGATTCCATCGTATCTTGTCTCTATCCTGAATTCTTTTCCTTACCTAGGCAAGTTACTGGTACGTCTTTACCTACAAATAACTGGCTTCTCGAAGCTTACACAGCCAGGGATGCTGGTCGGTCACGCCTATCGCCGAGCGACTTGGACGCAAAAAGTCCATTTTAACAGTCATCTTTACGTCTTTTGTGTGAGTATTGCAATGTGGTGTTTTGTACCAAATGGACGGTTGCTCACTCCAATGCAGCGGAGTCTTGCTCCAAATTACTGCAACAACAGTGGCGCAGTTCACTGTCGGGCGTATGCTCTGTTATGCCATGACAGGAATCTGCGTTAGCATTATGCCTGCGTTCATGGCTGAATGTGCACCTGCGTGTCTGCGAGGAATGGTGAGCACACAGTTGCAGATGCAGATTGTTGTGGCGCAATTGGTTGCTTCGGCGGTGAATTTTGGGACGTCGACTATTAAATCGGATAGGGGATGGATGATCTCAATTGGTAGGGTGATATATCCCTAGGAAGAGCTTGAATTCTTCTAACTGAAGTATTGAATAGGAGTGCAGTTCATCATGCCGGGTCTTCTGCTTGCATTATATCCGTTCATTGTCGAATCGCCGCGATGGTAAGAAGTTGTACTGGACATTACTGCGACTTGACTAACAAAGAATAGGCTGTTATCTTGTGATCGAGTTGAAGATGCTACCAAGTCCCTACGACGACTGCGTAAGAAGGACGCCTCCGAGGAGTCaatccaagaagaaatcGGTGTGCTTCGCCACGAGCACGCCAATATCGGCAAGGGATCATGGAAGGAAGTCTTTGCTGGAACGAACAAGGTGAGACCCTTTCAACAGTATACAACTACGTTAAACTAAGAAGAAATGCACCAAGCGACGAACAATCATAGCGGTCATCGTCATGGTCGGCCAGCAAATTACCGGCCAGGCATTCGTTTCACAATACTCTGTCGTATTCTACAAGCAACAAGgattcaacaacaacttcGAGCTCGGCATGATCCAGCAAGCTCTTGGCGTCGCAGcaaccctcctcaccacatTGGTAGTCGACACCTTTGGCCGACGCCAGATTCTCATCATTGGCGGAACCGCAACCTCcgtctttctcttcatcatggGCGGCGTGGGGTCCGTACACAATCCTTCCGTGACGGAGAAGCGCCTCCTAGTTGCAAGCGTAATGCTGTGGTTCTACTTCTATCTCCTGTCCTGGGCATCTGTCCCGTACATTGTTCTCGGTGAGACCATGGCGCGCCGGGTGGTGGAGAAGACTGCCAATCTGGCCGTCTCTCTGTCTGTGATTTCTGCGTTTTTGGTTTCTTTCACGGCACCTTATCTTATTGGAGCGGAGTACGCAAATCTCGGTGGTAAAGTGGGCTTTATTTACGGTGCGCTCAGTGTCGTCTTCACGGTTCTTACGTGGCTTTATGTTCCTGAGATGAAGGGACATAGCCTTGAAGAGATTGATCTGTTGTTTGATCAGGGCGTGGGGACTAGAGACTTTCAGAAAGTTGAGATTAGTCTTACGAGCGCGGTGGCTGATAAGGCGAgggaggtggaggagatggccGCTACTGAGAAAGCGCAGTGATTTGACAACGCAGTATTCATGCTGTCTTACTAAGTCGACTTGAATGTTTATTCTCTTCAAATGGAACTTGGGATGTTATAGGTCTGAGTGAATATATTGAATGGAGTCTAATTTGAGCTTCCATAACATGGCTAGATATCCAACTGCGCCAGCGCTATTGACCCTCGGCTTCACCCAAGTTGTGGTTAAGAAGCATTGTCCTAGTTGGGCGCAAAGTGAACGTCTCCAGAGTTGGTAACACTGCCCTTGCAGTACGACTTTCCACCACGATGAACGTCAGCAAGCTGGGATCCCTTGGCATTGACAGACTTTCCAGTACTAGTCTTGCCGCTGGCCTTTGagttgaagccatcaaagTGCGGGagaccagcaccagaccactcaATGATCCATTCAAGGCTCTTTCCACAGAGGGACTTTCCTGCCGGTGCCTCGATAGTAACAGTCTTGGTCTTtttcttggtcaagttgtGGAGGTGCCTGTATCCTGTTAGATGCAAGTCTTGGAAAAGATGAGGGTGAAGAATTGATACGTACACAGTTCCCTTGGTCATTGAATCGGCGTGGATTTGAACACCAACGCGATCGCCAGTGTTAACTATCAGCCATTACTTTCTGCTCCAGCCAGCTACACTATACTGGCAAGCGTACCTTCGAAGTTCTGAAATGCAGCAGGCTTGGGGAAGAACTCGACCCAAAACTGGGTTGACTCTTTGCCATCAGGGTGAAGCTATCAAAGCATAAGTAACTAAAACCATGAGCATCTTACAAAATACTTACGAATGAAGTTGTACCAGCTTGGAGGAGGGCTCCCTTGTTGCAAATACCTCCTACGCCGTCAATGCCTACCCACATAGGAACATTGAGCTCATTGTTGGGCGTACTGCCCCCCTGACCGTTGCGCTTAGACAGCTTGGGGATTACCCATTCGCCATATACGTCTGTGAAATGACCGGAAGGCACCTTGCTCTGAATGGCACCGCACCAGATGGTGTCGTCTCGGCGGAAGAGAACTTCTGGGCTGATGGTGCCTGCGAGAGCGGTAGTGGCTGCGGCGAGCACGGTGATTAAGGCAGAGATGCGAGTCATATTGGAAGAGTTTCTAGTAAATATTTTCCGTGTATTTTATTGAGAGTGTTGAATTgagttgtgatgatggctaCAGAAGTTCAATCTATTGACAAACCCGCCCTTTTTATACTCCAATTCCCAAGTCTAGAGGGATACTTGTGCGCACTAGTTGCGCGAGTTGATCCTTGAAACGACGAAAGCTCAATATCCTATAAGGATCTCGAAACTGGGATGTTCGTCCTGGTGGTCAGCGGCTCAGCCCATCTTCCTACACTAGGCAAACCGGCACAACGCAAGCACGACTTCGAGACCTATGCCTTTACCAAACTTCACCGTATTCAGAACGATGGATCATGTTGCTTGTGAAGGAACACGTTCTAAGTCGAAATGGGACGGAGTGCAGTCGCTTTGTCATCGGTGTGCATCTCGGCCGATTGTCCATCGGTCGATGTACACCCGGCCAATAGAGATGAACGAATTGCGGAAACTATTTTAAGTCCTTCACAAGTATCCAAGAGATACAGGAGTTGGCAGCTGACACAAGGCTATGAGGTTAGTCTGGTTACTGTTGCAGGTAAGCAAGGCGGATTTCGGGTCGTCGGCTGCTTCAGATCTACGGAGGTAACAACACAGCCGACGTGTCGGGCGGATGATCTGCGGGCTGTGGATTGCCGGTAATTCAGATATATTCTGGTCTTTGGTTGATCGCATTGTCAACGGCTGTAGAAATGTTCGATTTCGCGCTCGTTCCCTGAGTAGACTGCGAAGGTATGCTGGCTCACATCAGCCTGACTCCAAGACTTGAATCCCATGACAGTGAGATTCCTCACTAGTGCCAACCATTATACACAGTAACTATAGCCGTGAAAGACCAGAGTTATTTCACCACGTCGATCACTCACCAAGCGCAAATATATGGCACTCTTTTCCAGTCTGTAATATAGTCAATAAACTACGCTGAGTGTCACAGTCAAGCATGCAACTTGCACCCAACACAAGGCTGAGGCGGCAAATTTCCCACATAAATATCCGGTCTCTGCGGCCCAGAAACATTAATAAATCCCACAGCCCCCTTATCCAACCGAAAAATAGCATGATCAACAATAGTGTAACTCCCAGgaaccaccatcttcaaatcCACGATGCTCGTCCCACCAGGCGGAACAGAAGTCGTGCCAACAAACCGCGCAGGAGGACTCACCACATCCCCG
It encodes the following:
- a CDS encoding peptidase a4 family domain-containing protein, translating into MTRISALITVLAAATTALAGTISPEVLFRRDDTIWCGAIQSKVPSGHFTDVYGEWVIPKLSKRNGQGGSTPNNELNVPMWVGIDGVGGICNKGALLQAGTTSFLHPDGKESTQFWVEFFPKPAAFQNFEVNTGDRVGVQIHADSMTKGTVHLHNLTKKKTKTVTIEAPAGKSLCGKSLEWIIEWSGAGLPHFDGFNSKASGKTSTGKSVNAKGSQLADVHRGGKSYCKGSVTNSGDVHFAPN
- a CDS encoding glycoside hydrolase family 79 protein (similar to Togninia minima UCRPA7 XP_007912619.1), with product MTPIWTTLALCLSQIITTQAATVSIPNKPPHGTSKIIDHGFAGVAMKSFSWPNYTDAFSQNLYNAISTRTGTDLIIRVGGTGMDHTIYDLNQKEAIFLPKGMSNGLKSNSTLGTAWFDTFAKLKNVRFIIQFGFARDHGNNITEAVGYVKHAIDRMGGCDSGKLVAVELGNEPNLYVRQKARNESYTVDGYIHEAKRFMDALQGNISCLREGRKFQVWQKSSTNEVAAWSTEAFMDKASKILDFSKIKTVSQHFYATQDSNNLEKTLLNHTFTTSRTDGFFKHPNFLVQNKYKNLGADFTIDEVGNAAVKGSDEQIRILSKSLGSAVWTVDWMLYAMSANISGINMQQGDHMSFAEWTPTALQASWYGHVFVADFIGNNTKDNLQVKELSDLPKKTGNPHLVGYAGYEHGKLAKVALANLQFWKGSADGKRPNATVQLDLAGVRDGTEVTVRRLTGPNSTASQNITWAGLDWPHSKQGQETMVRNDTLRKKVHNSTIEIAMGATEAFLLTW
- a CDS encoding sugar transporter protein (similar to Neofusicoccum parvum UCRNP2 XP_007586618.1); translation: MEEPNVIGGRKMSLVERLREFTPMVLFMTFYLAVTAWNYGYDVSVFAGVQAMGPFVKRFGSYNAATKTYKIPSYLVSILNSFPYLGKLLGCWSVTPIAERLGRKKSILTVIFTSFVGVLLQITATTVAQFTVGRMLCYAMTGICVSIMPAFMAECAPACLRGMVSTQLQMQIVVAQLVASAVNFGTSTIKSDRGWMISIGVQFIMPGLLLALYPFIVESPRWLLSCDRVEDATKSLRRLRKKDASEESIQEEIGVLRHEHANIGKGSWKEVFAGTNKRRTIIAVIVMVGQQITGQAFVSQYSVVFYKQQGFNNNFELGMIQQALGVAATLLTTLVVDTFGRRQILIIGGTATSVFLFIMGGVGSVHNPSVTEKRLLVASVMLWFYFYLLSWASVPYIVLGETMARRVVEKTANLAVSLSVISAFLVSFTAPYLIGAEYANLGGKVGFIYGALSVVFTVLTWLYVPEMKGHSLEEIDLLFDQGVGTRDFQKVEISLTSAVADKAREVEEMAATEKAQ